The following proteins are co-located in the Sporolactobacillus pectinivorans genome:
- the dpaA gene encoding dipicolinic acid synthetase subunit A has protein sequence MLTNRHIVILGGDARQIEVIDKLIGLDARLSLVGFDQLDRNFNGAVKAKMEEVDAGTVDSVILPVSGTDKDGNVETTFSNESIKLTQGWLDQTPEHCTIYSGISTAYLDKVSHETNREVVKLFERDDVAIYNSIPTVEGAIMMVIQNTDITIHHAHVIVLGLGRTGVSLARAFHALGAYVKVGDRRPEHIARAVEMGVDAFYLKNLADEVHDNEICINTIPALVLTSRVLSRMPSGSFIIDLASLPGGTDFRYAKKRGIKAIITPGLPGLVAPKSAGRIIANVMVELLQEKFKEENQDDA, from the coding sequence ATGCTGACAAACAGGCATATCGTGATCCTGGGAGGGGACGCCCGGCAGATAGAAGTGATCGATAAATTGATTGGCCTTGATGCCCGTCTTTCGCTTGTCGGCTTCGATCAGCTGGACAGAAATTTTAACGGAGCCGTCAAAGCAAAGATGGAAGAAGTAGATGCAGGGACAGTTGACAGCGTAATTTTGCCGGTCAGCGGAACAGATAAGGATGGTAATGTAGAGACAACTTTTTCAAATGAATCCATTAAACTTACACAAGGCTGGCTTGATCAGACACCTGAGCACTGCACGATTTATTCAGGAATTTCGACAGCCTATCTGGATAAAGTTTCTCATGAGACAAATAGAGAAGTTGTCAAGTTGTTCGAACGGGATGACGTGGCGATCTATAATTCGATACCTACCGTTGAGGGAGCGATTATGATGGTGATTCAGAACACAGATATCACCATTCACCATGCCCATGTCATCGTTCTTGGACTGGGCCGAACAGGCGTTAGCCTGGCACGGGCTTTCCATGCGCTTGGAGCGTATGTGAAAGTCGGTGACAGAAGGCCTGAGCATATTGCAAGGGCTGTTGAAATGGGCGTCGATGCGTTTTATCTGAAAAATCTGGCAGATGAAGTTCATGATAATGAAATTTGTATTAATACTATTCCGGCGCTTGTTCTAACAAGCAGAGTTTTGTCGAGGATGCCCTCAGGCAGCTTTATCATCGATCTAGCCTCGCTGCCGGGAGGAACAGATTTCCGTTACGCGAAAAAACGCGGGATCAAAGCAATCATTACACCCGGGCTGCCCGGTCTTGTTGCACCGAAATCGGCGGGGCGGATCATTGCCAATGTCATGGTTGAGCTGTTGCAGGAAAAGTTTAAGGAGGAAAATCAGGATGACGCTTAA
- a CDS encoding M16 family metallopeptidase gives MVIKHVASNGVRILLEKIPSVRSVSLGIWVGTGSRYENESNNGISHFIEHMLFKGTENRTARQIAEAFDRIGGQVNAFTSKECTCYYAKVMDRDASYALSVLADMFFHSRFDRTDLEKEKQVIGEEIKMYEDTPDDLVHDLLSAASFAHHPLGYPILGTKKTLADFSPEDLRTHMHTHYTPDNIVISIAGNADEHFINEVDEIFSQYQVPETEERQPAPSFNPGKIARRKETEQAHICFGFEGVPSRDEAMVPLMVMDNALGGGMSSRLFQEVREERGLAYSIFSFHTSFKDSGLLTVYGGTAANKIEELGKTILETIHKMIRKGLTKEELDSSKAQIKGNMIFGLESTNSLMSRNAKNELILGRDRPIDELIEKIDAVTLSEVRNVAKKIFERPYSCSVVSPTGNLPAAI, from the coding sequence GTGGTTATAAAACATGTAGCGTCGAATGGTGTTAGAATTTTACTTGAAAAAATACCTTCCGTCCGTTCAGTCAGCCTGGGAATTTGGGTCGGCACGGGTTCCAGATATGAAAATGAATCAAATAACGGTATCTCACATTTTATTGAACACATGCTCTTTAAGGGAACGGAAAACCGGACTGCACGTCAGATTGCCGAAGCTTTTGACAGGATCGGCGGGCAGGTTAATGCATTTACTTCAAAGGAATGTACCTGTTATTATGCAAAAGTCATGGATCGCGATGCCTCTTATGCACTCAGTGTGTTGGCAGATATGTTCTTCCACTCGCGATTTGACAGGACAGATCTTGAGAAGGAAAAACAGGTTATTGGCGAAGAAATTAAAATGTATGAGGACACACCGGATGATCTGGTTCATGATTTGTTGAGCGCTGCAAGTTTTGCACACCATCCACTTGGCTATCCGATCCTGGGGACTAAAAAGACACTGGCTGATTTTAGCCCTGAAGATCTTAGAACGCACATGCATACGCATTATACACCGGATAACATTGTCATCTCGATTGCCGGCAATGCTGATGAACATTTTATTAATGAAGTGGATGAAATATTTTCACAGTATCAGGTGCCCGAAACAGAAGAACGGCAGCCTGCCCCATCTTTCAATCCGGGAAAAATTGCGCGTCGGAAAGAAACGGAACAGGCGCATATCTGCTTTGGGTTTGAAGGAGTACCGAGCCGCGATGAGGCAATGGTTCCGCTGATGGTCATGGACAATGCTTTAGGCGGGGGCATGAGCAGCCGGCTGTTTCAGGAAGTGCGCGAAGAACGCGGGCTTGCCTACTCCATTTTTTCATTTCATACGTCATTTAAAGACAGTGGCCTGTTGACGGTTTATGGAGGAACTGCCGCCAATAAGATTGAGGAATTAGGTAAGACGATACTGGAGACCATTCATAAAATGATCAGAAAGGGACTCACGAAGGAAGAACTGGACAGCAGCAAAGCCCAGATTAAGGGCAACATGATCTTTGGGCTTGAAAGCACGAACAGCCTGATGAGCAGGAATGCGAAGAATGAATTGATTCTAGGCCGTGACCGACCGATTGATGAATTGATTGAAAAAATAGATGCGGTCACGCTGAGTGAGGTGCGCAATGTTGCTAAGAAAATTTTTGAACGGCCCTATTCGTGTTCCGTGGTCAGTCCGACGGGAAATCTACCGGCCGCAATATAA